A genomic region of Metopolophium dirhodum isolate CAU chromosome 1, ASM1992520v1, whole genome shotgun sequence contains the following coding sequences:
- the LOC132937328 gene encoding E3 SUMO-protein ligase ZBED1-like, whose translation MSLSKKTSSVWSHFTVVEGTHFAKCDICKHKYSFKTSVTNLKTHLAKAHWIQMTTIQPVENDQLMDDPPPPSAPTAQSLPSTSTSFSITQAETGSQNTEQPLPNTAQNLPIVRKRKQASITTFVPKKMTFDVQKKIDEGLLKLFTKDFQPFKVVEDEGFKNFVKLLNPAYKLPDRHTISKVHIPALYEKSLNETKELITNESLSGCLTTDCWTSRSNIAFISITYHFIDTQFVLRSVLLGCYEFSESHTGENLRDTIQETLDKWGLNKEKIVLAVSDNANNIKSALSMLQVKSLGCFAHTLNLIVQDALKLQSYLIDKIKCIVTHFRKSSRANHKLNIYQTSNGSNVPKKLLQDISTRWNSTYYMLDRFVELEDAIRATLGLLDNPPQILSANEWKIAKELIQVLRPFEEATKAVSGSKYMTASIIIVIAQGLQNVCEQMAKKNFTIEVINVIKKLQGGMQHRDRWGSIERSKTLVRCTFLDPRFKGITLTNAMQQSTKTEIIELTAAIISESRLFDAQLQEDSNPLPQEVDEDESVVSIWKTIDSRVAQLRPTSTTTSRAIIEVQRYLEDTIINRNCDPLKWWFDNKHNYPYLNQLARKMLCALGTSVPCERVFSKAGLLLSDRRCNLSSKKAEMLLFLNQNT comes from the exons atgagCCTCAGTAAAAAAACAAGTAGTGTTTGGTCTCATTTTACTGTAGTTGAGGGCACTCACTTTGCAAAATGTGACATTTGTAAACACAAATACTCATTTAAGACAAGTGTCACAAATTTGAAAACACATCTTGCTAAAGCGCATTGGATCCAAATGACTACCATTCAA CCAGTTGAAAATGACCAACTGATGGACGATCCACCTCCACCATCTGCTCCAACTGCTCAAAGTTTGCCCTCGACGTCTACATCGTTCTCTATAACACAAGCAGAAACAGGTTCACAAAATACTGAACAACCACTACCTAATACTGCCCAAAACTTACCAATAGTACGTAAAAGGAAGCAAGCATCAATTACCACATTTGTGCCCAAAAAGATGACATTTGATGTTCAAAAAAAGATTGACGAGGGTCTTCTAAAATTGTTCACTAAGGACTTTCAGCCGTTTAAAGTAGTGGAAGACGAGGGTTTCAAGAATTTTGTTAAACTTTTAAATCCCGCTTATAAATTACCTGATCGTCACACAATATCCAAAGTCCATATCCCTGCgctatatgaaaaaagtttaaacGAGACCAAAGAACTAATAACCAATGAATCTTTGAGTGGTTGTTTAACGACAGATTGTTGGACATCTCGAAGCAATATAGCATTCATTTCTATCACTTATCATTTTATTGacacacaatttgttttaagGTCTGTATTGTTGGGATGCTATGAGTTTTCTGAAAGCCATACAGGGGAAAATCTACGTGACACAATTCAAGAAACACTTGATAAATGGGGCttgaataaagaaaaaattgttcTAGCAGTATCAGATAACGCTAATAACATAAAATCTGCATTGAGTATGTTACAAGTTAAGAGTTTGGGGTGTTTTGCTCATACCCTCAACTTAATTGTCCAAGATGCATTGAAGTTACAGTCATATTTAATCGAtaagataaaatgtattgtaactcACTTTAGGAAAAGTAGTAGGGCAAACCACAAACTCAATATATATCAAACAAGCAATGGATCTAATGTACCTAAAAAACTGTTACAAGATATAAGTACACGTTGGAACTCGACATATTATATGTTAGATCGTTTTGTTGAGTTAGAGGATGCGATTAGGGCTACTCTAGGATTATTAGATAACCCCCCTCAAATACTTTCTGCAAATGAATGGAAAATTGCCAAGGAACTCATTCAAGTGTTACGTCCTTTTGAGGAAGCTACAAAGGCGGTTAGTGGCAGCAAGTATATGACCGCATCTATAATTATAGTGATTGCCCAAGGTCTTCAGAATGTTTGTGAGCAGATGGCTAAGAAAAACTTTACCATAGaggtaataaatgttataaaaaagtTACAAGGTGGTATGCAACATAGAGACAGATGGGGATCAATAGAGCGTAGTAAGACGTTGGTTAGGTGTACATTTCTGGATCCTCGATTCAAAGGTATAACATTAACAAATGCAATGCAACAGTCAACGAAAACTGAAATTATTGAGTTAACTGCTGCAATTATTTCTGAAAGTCGATTGTTTGATGCTCAACTTCAAGAAGATTCCAATCCTTTACCTCAAGAAGTTGATGAAGATGAAAGTGTTGTGTCTATCTGGAAAACAATAGATTCAAGAGTAGCACAACTTCGACCCACAAGCACAACTACATCCAGAGCAATTATAGAGGTACAGCGATATTTAGAAGACACAATTATCAATAGAAATTGTGATCCTCTTAAGTGGTGGTTTGATAATAAGCATAATTATCCTTACCTCAACCAGTTGGCCAGAAAAATGTTATGCGCTCTTGGAACATCAGTGCCATGTGAAAGAGTTTTTTCCAAAGCGGGACTACTATTAAGTGATCGGCGCTGCAATTTAAGCAGCAAAAAGGCAGAAATGTTACTTTTCCTAAATCAAAATACATAG